Proteins co-encoded in one Vidua macroura isolate BioBank_ID:100142 chromosome 13, ASM2450914v1, whole genome shotgun sequence genomic window:
- the HRH1 gene encoding histamine H1 receptor codes for MTEGPRPGRPLRFSLRVPAKKMSNNTTEASSNAPPALLGLLLGGISLVTVVMNILVLCAVKMEKKLQTVGNLYIVSLSIADLIVGVAVMPLNIVDLLSPQWPLGLAACLFWLSMDYVASTASIFNLFILCVDRYRSVQQPLRYLKYRTKMRASLLILGVWLLSFTWVIPILGWHVFANNGQRTVEENKCETEFFKVTWFKVLAAIFNFYLPSLLMLWFYCKIFRAVRKHCQHRELSNGSYWASMEKNTMHQTKTKDEKNICLQEQILGENTPGADKQSSPEPQKVEAELHFSHPAKASKALCDGKVLKWSCFSLTTAKPEPGLDRAGKRGACATKKPGDKEQPGCQDSDSSGASDNHTFTEAAPQAEPSPTGACCPQGRSERRDSRGMTFLRKTWHALHSHSRSIHRHGNRERKAAKQLGVIMAAFMICWIPYFVLFMVITFHDHNQLLELHRGTIWLGYINSTLNPFLYPLCNQNFKKTFKKILHIH; via the coding sequence ATGACTGAAGGTCCAAGGCCTGGACGCCCACTCCGATTCTCACTCCGTGTGCCCGCAAAAAAGATGTCCAACAACACAACAGAGGCCTCCAGCAACGCTCCCCCAGCGCTCCTAGGCCTGCTCCTGGGAGGCATTTCCCTGGTCACCGTTGTCATGAACATTCTAGTGCTGTGTGCCGTGAAAATGGAGAAGAAGCTGCAGACTGTGGGTAATTTGTACATCGTGAGCCTCTCCATCGCCGACCTGATCGTGGGGGTGGCCGTGATGCCCCTGAACATCGTGGACCTGCTGAGCCCCCAGTGgcccctggggctggcagcctgCTTGTTCTGGCTCTCCATGGATTACGTGGCCAGCACGGCCTCGATTTTCAACCTCTTCATCCTGTGCGTGGACCGGTACCGCTCGGTGCAGCAGCCGCTCAGGTACCTCAAGTACCGCACCAAGATGAGAGCCTCGCTCCTCATCCTGGGGGTCTGGCTGCTCTCCTTCACCTGGGTCATCCCCATCCTGGGCTGGCACGTTTTTGCCAACAACGGGCAAAGGACGGTGGAGGAAAACAAGTGCGAGACGGAGTTCTTCAAAGTCACCTGGTTTAAAGTGCTGGCGGCCATTTTCAACTTCtacctgccctccctgctgatGTTGTGGTTCTACTGCAAAATCTTCAGGGCTGTTCGAAAGCACTGCCAGCACCGGGAGCTCAGCAATGGGTCTTACTGGgcttccatggaaaaaaacaccatGCATCAGACCAAGACAAAggatgagaaaaatatttgcctccaggagcaAATCTTAGGTGAGAACACCCCTGGTGCAGACAAGCAAAGCTCCCCAGAGCCCCAAAAAGTGGAGGCAGAGCTTCATTTCAGCCACCCAGCCAAGGCTTCGAAGGCCCTGTGTGATGGGAAGGTCCTGAAGTGGAGCTGTTTCTCTCTCACCACAGCCAAGCCTGAGCCCGGCTTGGATAGAGCAGGCAAGAGGGGGGCGTGTGCCACAAAAAAACCTGGGGAtaaggagcagcctggctgccaggaCAGCGACTCCAGCGGGGCATCAGACAACCACACCTTCACCGAGGCGGCcccccaggcagagcccagccctaCAGGAGCCTGCTGTCCTCAGGGAAGGAGCGAGCGCAGGGACTCCAGGGGAATGACGTTCCTGAGGAAGACCTGGCACGCCCTGCACAGCCATTCCAGGAGCATCCACCGGCACGGGAACAGGGAGAGGAAGGCAGCCAAGCAGCTGGGGGTGATCATGGCAGCCTTCATGATCTGCTGGATCCCCTACTTCGTGTTGTTCATGGTGATAACATTCCACGACCACAACCAGCTCTTAGAACTGCACAGGGGCACCATATGGCTGGGCTACATCAACTCCACCTTAAACCCATTCCTCTATCCTCTCTGTAACCAGAATTTCAAGAAGACTTTTAAAAAGATCCTTCACATTCATTGA